In one window of Arachis ipaensis cultivar K30076 chromosome B06, Araip1.1, whole genome shotgun sequence DNA:
- the LOC107646724 gene encoding uncharacterized protein LOC107646724: MMSNKTIITTITSTKTEMWRSRLGSALRAAIACTIVGCTSIYGPKPLRPYFEFSTYSYVTTVLIVSDATLGETLRGCWHVLCATMQAMIISLLSLLVIGHGNFNNRVAAMAVAAGSFFVALPESVELRTKRIAFGQLVIVYVSAVIDGKKEAVTVFPVHVATSTALGAVASVLAMLLPYPHLAYLMARKFYQLYIENTSERLNCNIETISASDHSTAVTFFNQAKSLSLVGPKLFQRIKSNLNGIHWERPHNPHCIDPKERLQDLEVPIRGMDIALSSCTSFPISIIDEELRGTLLNCRGRFSQELDQPDKLFAPLDTNTTSESKKEILIKSISKTYKDLPTSFFLYCLQLLFENSPVAKKTNHVAESPPKDDDFKGIFRKIREVSMKSIPSMDSLVFAFKCSLTLGLAMLFGLTYSKESAYWSGLAVAISFDPRRQPTFWAANARMQGTAMGSIYGVLCCFIFQKYVDLRLLPLLPWVVFYTFLRHSRMYGQAGAISAVIGALPILGREHYGPPKQFAIARIAEVTIGLICFVIVEILMSPSRAATLARTEFSRTLRALQDCIGKIAIIVPRENDKLSSSSQVLRAAQKNMRCLVSQMEAFIVEAELEPNFWFVPFHGACYRKMIQSLSRMADLFLFVAYSMENISQLSQQEGGSWVNLQDQMHENIEIIKNNVCPTLKFFEEITKIKSLTELEKEWTKRNVPCDIESGGYPNADTFRTMSGDEEVHSITGTFLKHLEDIATKTHANTNEEMVKCQMLFHYSCLGFCTSNLVREIMKIESELRELLIWENPSSHANMKEIYCKISTLCSW; this comes from the exons ATGATGTCAAATAAAACTATAATAACTACAATTACTAGCACAAAAACAGAGATGTGGCGAAGTCGTTTAGGCTCTGCTTTAAGGGCCGCCATAGCGTGCACCATAGTTGGTTGCACCTCAATCTATGGCCCCAAACCTCTCCGGCCCTACTTTGAGTTTTCGACTTATTCTTATGTCACCACTGTTCTAATAGTCTCAGATGCCACACTCGGTGAAACACTAAGAGGTTGCTGGCATGTCCTATGTGCCACCATGCAGGCTATGATCATTTCACTTCTTAGCCTCCTTGTGATAGGACATGGCAACTTCAACAACCGTGTGGCCGCGATGGCAGTTGCGGCTGGCTCCTTTTTCGTGGCGCTGCCGGAATCAGTGGAACTTAGGACTAAGCGGATTGCGTTTGGGCAGCTAGTGATTGTTTATGTGAGTGCAGTGATAGATGGTAAGAAAGAAGCAGTGACAGTGTTCCCAGTTCATGTGGCAACCTCTACTGCTCTtggagctgtggcttcagttttGGCCATGTTGTTGCCATACCCTCACCTTGCATATTTAATG GCGAGGAAATTCTACCAATTATACATTGAGAATACTTCTGAGAGGCTAAATTGCAACATAGAAACCATCTCTGCCTCAGACCACTCAACTGCTGTTACTTTCTTCAATCAAGCCAAGTCCCTCTCCCTAGTAGGACCCAAACTTTTCCAGAGAATAAAAAGCAACCTG AATGGAATACATTGGGAAAGGCCTCACAATCCCCATTGCATTGATCCAAAGGAAAGACTGCAAGACTTGGAGGTACCAATCAGAGGGATGGACATTGCTTTATCAAGCtgcacttcttttcccatcagtATCATCGATGAAGAGCTCAGGGGTACCTTGCTCAATTGCAGAGGAAGATTCAGCCAAGAATTAGATCAGCCAGATAAGTTATTTGCACCTCTTGATACAAACACCACCTCTGAAAGCAAGAAGGAAATTTTGATTAAAAGCATTTCCAAAACCTATAAGGATCTGCCAACCTCATTCTTCTTGTACTGTTTGCAACTTCTCTTCGAGAACTCCCCTGTAGCAAAGAAAACTAACCATGTGGCGGAAAGCCCTCCGAAAGATGATGATTTCAAAGGGATTTTCAGAAAGATAAGAGAGGTTTCTATGAAGTCAATCCCCAGCATGGACAGCTTGGTTTTTGCATTCAAGTGCTCGCTTACATTAGGCCTTGCTATGCTATTTGGGTTGACATACAGCAAGGAAAGTGCATATTGGTCAGGGCTTGCGGTCGCCATCAGTTTTGATCCTAGACGTCAACCAACATTCTGGGCTGCAAATGCACGTATGCAGGGAACTGCAATGGGTTCAATCTATGGGGTTCTATGTTGcttcattttccaaaaatatGTGGATTTAAGGCTCTTGCCTCTTTTGCCATGGGTGGTTTTTTATACATTTCTAAGGCATAGTAGAATGTATGGGCAAGCTGGCGCAATTTCAGCCGTTATAGGGGCCTTACCTATCCTTGGTAGGGAGCACTATGGCCCTCCAAAACAGTTTGCAATTGCCAGAATAGCTGAGGTCACAATTGGACTCATTTGCTTTGTCATTGTAGAGATACTAATGAGTCCTTCAAGAGCAGCAACTCTTGCAAGAACTGAATTTTCTCGAACCTTGAGAGCACTTCAAGATTGCATTGGCAAGATCGCTATTATTGTCCCTAGAGAAAACGACAAATTGTCTTCAAGTTCTCAAGTACTGAGAGCAGCACAGAAAAATATGAGATGTCTGGTGTCTCAAATGGAAGCATTCATAGTAGAAGCTGAGTTAGAACCAAACTTCTGGTTCGTTCCATTTCATGGTGCCTGCTACCGAAAGATGATCCAATCGCTGTCAAGGATGGCAGACCTCTTTCTATTTGTGGCATACTCAATGGAAAATATCTCACAGTTGTCACAACAGGAAGGAGGATCATGGGTGAATCTCCAAGATCAAATGCATGAGAATATAGAAATTATTAAGAACAATGTCTGTCCTACACTGAAATTCTTTGAAGAGATAACCAAAATCAAGTCTCTCACAGAACTAGAAAAGGAATGGACGAAAAGAAACGTTCCTTGCGACATTGAATCAGGAGGATATCCCAATGCAGATACATTTAGGACCATGTCTGGGGATGAGGAAGTGCATAGCATCACGGGCACTTTCCTCAAACACCTGGAGGACATAGCTACCAAAACTCACGCCAACACAAATGAAGAGATGGTTAAATGCCAAATGCTTTTTCATTACAGTTGCTTAGGATTCTGCACTAGTAACTTGGTGAGAGAAATAATGAAGATTGAGAGTGAATTAAGAGAACTACTAATTTGGGAGAATCCATCAAGTCATGCAAACATGAAAGAAATTTATTGTAAGATCAGCACACTCTGTTCGTGGTAA